The proteins below are encoded in one region of Ostrea edulis chromosome 3, xbOstEdul1.1, whole genome shotgun sequence:
- the LOC125675222 gene encoding uncharacterized protein LOC125675222 produces the protein MGNILILLGYICILRSIARAQKSCESNFMNTSRICVSGHTSGDLVMFDFSPFESARAPSCGCTIYIAAGNRLEFNYVFAPGYYGCGSAITITHQTMSTIRCLQGAESVTVAPGDSVMVQIYREMEIFDSKYCYLLRAYQLSGQDRIPGSMIVVCSQPPLPSTTTQIATTATSTTAHHRHTTSDVITSPAESISTEIHNRFTTSRSSGVVNITSTVLVSTSEVGVTVVSNTTGKIGTGEIQHAENRELAHFPWEIITPLSIIIFIVIVVIIVIFKIRRRRYLKSTYKPAETRTTSWAFNQPSLNVSSPKTSTSLKTRIEKTDSGVYSTLGDNDKRSTESVHKATEKYYKEVSIDQAIVDSEAKKKREQEEMGVNNAGFTDDNIPMEDSPKVNRSHESSESDLANFISNMYAEDSKNQNYFLEYNEQNISQDQTSENYFKDPNVSNYEQSEHASHVAEEQEVIPPLPIDTGYVIIDVLAKI, from the exons ATGGGGAATATCCTAATTTTGTTAGGATATATATGCATTCTGCGGAGTATAGCAAGGG cACAAAAATCATGCGAATCAAATTTCATGAACA CCTCCCGAATTTGTGTATCCGGACATACTTCCGGTGATCTGGTGATGTTTGATTTTTCTCCATTCGAATCTGCTCGAGCGCCATCTTGCGGCTGTACAATATACATCGCCGCCGGAAATCGTTTGGAATTTAATTACGTCTTTGCACCAGGTTACTATGGATGTGGCTCCGCTATAACGATAACTCATCAGACCATGTCCACCATCCGATGTCTGCAGGGGGCGGAATCTGTCACTGTAGCGCCTGGAGATTCCGTCATGGTTCAGATATATCGGGAAATGGAAATCTTCGATTCAAAATACTGTTACCTATTACGCGCAT ATCAGTTAAGTGGTCAAGACAGGATCCCTGGGTCTATGATTGTCGTATGTAGCCAACCGCCACTTCCTTCTACCACAACACAAATCGCCACCACAGCTACCAGTACCACAGCACACCACCGCCACACCACCAGTGACGTCATAACCTCACCAGCAGAAAGCATATCAACTGAAATTCATAACAGATTTACGACATCTCGATCCTCGGGTGTCGTAAACATCACCAGCACAGTTCTAGTCTCCACCTCAGAAGTAGGGGTGACGGTTGTGTCCAATACCACTGGGAAGATTGGAACAGGCGAAATTCAACACGCCGAAAACAGAGAGCTGGCCCACTTTCCAT gggagataattacaccTCTCAGTATCATTATATTTATCGTCATTGTTGTCATCATCGTCATCTTCAAGATCAGAAGACG GCGATATCTCAAATCCACGTACAAGCCAGCTGAGACAAGGACGACAAGCTGGGCATTCAATCAGCCATCACTCAACGTGTCCTCTCCAAAAACATCAACAAGCTTGAAGACAAGGATAGAGAAGACAGACAGCGGTGTGTATTCTACACTGGGGGACAACGACAAACGCTCAACAGAATCAGTCCATAAAGCCACAGAAAAATACTACAAAGAAGTCAGCATCGATCAAGCAATCGTTGATTCTGAGGCCAAGAAAAAGAGAGAACAGGAAGAAATGGGGGTGAATAACGCAGGATTCACCGACGACAATATTCCAATGGAGGATTCTCCGAAGGTTAACCGTTCGCATGAATCCTCGGAAAGCGATCTGGCCAACTTTATAAGTAATATGTATGCTGAGGACTCTAAGAATCAGAATTATTTTCTGGAATATAACGAACAGAATATCTCTCAAGACCAAACTTCTGAAAACTATTTCAAGGATCCAAATGTCTCAAACTATGAGCAGTCTGAGCATGCGTCACATGTAGCAGAGGAACAGGAAGTAATTCCGCCACTTCCTATCGATACTGGCTACGTTATCATTGATGTTCTAGCAAAAATCtag
- the LOC125676944 gene encoding uncharacterized protein LOC125676944 has translation MKSDQLRRKTKGIGKIKVRDERKYGRNKRKENGQQVFVNKDGSHDSDVECYDDDEDGEDALKIKEGDLQENRVVTKALQHINIPHGILCSECAKIGVYDKNMYDVTRNTSEQTTRDSDSRERCSICQTLGTKVDPQENIRMAVLYSHEFYDKYSRDKRPGVSDSGESTTRENSIVKLESSKKQSEDKIVERLEKEKSFDRTEPNKSYKRSGVNGIKTSGYQQNKTGYILSENPKFEGILAGKGEIIAKEHGTQRVEENSSENKTIQRSARNRKCNTKTGEKDQIHESTSGTSLPDIVSRISLVDSEECTSVDTVDIDIKRKLPEENSVKQKSPLTSFPKAKKFPKSADSPRSFILAATRRQANGFSSLYMKRALKGSNVRKDTWNKIGENEHHHRQENYCVESLGLTFGIPEFNLRLAGRTIKKSTESSRRPNSQRSSKSSNSQNFLPPIKEAQRHSFSVKGFG, from the exons ATGAAGAGTGACCAATTAAGACGGAAAACAAAAGGCATAGGCAAGATTAAAGTCCGCGACGAGCGGAAATATGGCAGAAACAAGAGAAAGGAAAATGGTCAGCAGGTATTCGTGAATAAGGACGGCAGTCATGATAGTGACGTCGAGTGTTACGATGATGACGAAGACGGGGAAGATGCATTAAAAATTAAAGAAGGCGATTTGCAAGAAAACCGCGTGGTCACAAAAGCACTACAGCACATCAATATACCTCATGGAATTCTATGCAGCGAGTGTGCCAAAATTGGAGTGTATGACAAGAACATGTATGACGTAACACGCAATACTAGCGAGCAGACGACTAGAGATAGTGATAGTCGAGAAAGGTGCTCTATTTGTCAAACTTTGGGAACTAAGGTCGATCCTCAAGAAAACATCCGAATGGCTGTGCTTTACTCTCATGAGTTTTACGACAAGTATTCGCGGGACAAACGTCCGGGAGTTTCAGATTCAGGCGAGTCCACAACTAGGGAGAATTCGATTGTAAAACTTGAATCCTCTAAAAAACAATCAgaagacaaaattgttgaacgattggaaaaggaaaagtcgtTTGATCGGACAGAACCCAACAAGTCATACAAGCGATCGGGTGTGAACGGTATAAAAACATCTGGatatcaacaaaacaaaacgGGGTACATCTTATCGGAGAATCCCAAATTTGAAGGAATCCTGGCAGGTAAAGGTGAAATTATAGCAAAAGAACACGGAACACAAAGAGTAGAGGAGAACTCAagtgaaaacaaaacaatacaaaGATCTGCACGGAATAGAAAGTGCAATACGAAAACAGGGGAAAAGGATCAAATTCATGAGAGTACATCAGGTACGTCACTTCCGGATATAGTCAGTAGAATTTCATTGGTGGATTCCGAGGAGTGTACATCCGTGGATACAGTTGACATcgatataaaaagaaaacttcCTGAAGAAAATTCTGTAAAACAGAAATCGCCATTAACAAGTTTCCCCAAAGCCAAGAAGTTTCCGAAAAGCGCAGACTCCCCTCGATCTTTCATTCTTGCGGCCACCAGAAGACAGGCGAATGGTTTTTCGAGTTTATACATGAAACGTGCATTGAAAGGGAGCAATGTTCGAAAAGATACGTGGAATAAGATAGGAGAAAACGAACACCATCATCGTcaag AAAATTACTGCGTGGAGAGCCTCGGACTGACTTTTGGAATTCCGGAATTCAATCTTCGCTTGGCGGGAAGAACAATAAAGAAATCTACCGAATCTTCAAGGAGACCTAATAGTCAAAGGTCATCTAAAAGTTCAAATTCTCAGAATTTCTTACCACCAATCAAAGAAGCTCAAAGACATTCATTTTCCGTGAAAGGATTCGGATGA